In Brachypodium distachyon strain Bd21 chromosome 5, Brachypodium_distachyon_v3.0, whole genome shotgun sequence, the genomic window GGGACATACTGAATATTGATCTAACACTAAGAATAAGTGGGAATCGATCAAGGTTTTGGTAAATTGACTTTAtcacaaataaaaaaattaatagaCTATTGGGAAGGGAGAGCTTACATCCATTGAACTTCTGGAAGCAGGAAAGTTTATCCCATAGTCAAAACTCAACTCACTGCCATCACTATGATTGTCCTGGTAAGAGCTATAATCATCATTATCAGTGTCATCGTCTAGTCCACTAAAGTGATAATCAATGTGCTGTTTCTCGGCAACTGCTTTCACATGAGGTTCTAAAGCCTCTAGATACTTGAGCCCTCTCCTGAAAAAGCTCAACTGGAAATTCAAACAATGATGAGCTGGTTATAGTGTACACCACTTTATGAGTCTGTATTATCAGTTTCTGAAAAGAAGAGTTAAATACCTGAGCAGCATGATGACGAGCAGCCTGCGTCAAAATACTTAGAAATTGACCTTGCTTCAATGATTTCAAGCGAAATATGAATAATGCTGCATCCTCTTGGTACTCGAGAAAGGACGCTTGCAGTTGTTCTGTGGAGAATGTTTCAATTTTGGAATGCTTTGATCGTCCTTTTTCTCTATAGGCTGCTCGCACGGTTTCATATTCCTCTCTGAagccaaaataaaaatatatcatttaTTCAGACATAGAGCGACTGGAGAGATAAGATATCATGGTAAATTCAAGATAAAATTTGTACCGTTTCTGATCACATTGATCCTTCATTTCCTGCATCAGTAGAAATAAAATGAAAGGAACAGCATGTCATGGCCTCAtaaatttaagaaaaaaaatgcaattagtttttttttcagaaataaTGTAACTACAATATGAAGACCAAATTTGCAACAGCATTTGCAAACACTGAAGGTGGAATTTCATTATTTATGAAGGTGACAGAACCACGACAAGAGGATCAAACCTCTACAACTTGTAGCTCCTTGAGAAGCGACTCTGATGGGTTTGTGATTGTATTTATGATATTTGTACGctgaaaaccaaaaaaatacTAGTCAGAATATTAAAATATACAGTAAGTGGAAGATAGAACAAGTATGATGACTTCTCAGACTGTGCTTGAGTTTTTCACTGAAGTAGAAAAGAACTTACATAGCTATCCACGAACTTTTGTAGTTCAAACTGGGCCTTTCCTAGCATCATCAGCACTCTACCTGCAGGTAAAAGTAAAACCACATGACAGAGCGAAGACCAAATACCTCTAATATGAATGAAATAGATCTCCAAAACAAATATCACTAGAAATTTTCTCCCCATATTCATTGAAAAATTGGACTATCACCTTGTTCTGGGATCAAACCGTAAAAATGTACGCCtaaatctaaaaaaaacatatgtatAGAAAAAGTAGCATCAACTAACAACAGAAaaattcaaagaaaaaagtaACAACATGATAACTTAGCACAGTTGGCTTTAATTGAGAAATATTCTTTGCTGTAAGAACAGCTAAGAATAAATGCTGGCATGGATGTTTCCACATAATATGTGGCGCCTATAGATCCAGACTCACCActgtcatcatcatcataatCCAATGCAGTTTTCTCAAGTAAGCAGGTTCCCATTTCTTCCATAGCTTCTGCAAACTCTGCGGAAATTTGATTATAAAATAAGCATGAAAGTACAACAGACGAGCAAGCTCTCTAACAGTAGTGATGTGAACAAAATTGTTTGATTAGCAATCACTTCATCAAAGAAATGTTACAACATACCATATACACTATTTGTtgttgcagctgcagctgaaAGCAAGCTATCATAACAATTCCTCATTTCTACCATCTCCTGCAAAATAAGAACCTTGCCTAAGTTACAATTCCAGAAAGACAAAGGCTGGTTACAAAAATTGCATTTCCATCAGATTGATGATCTTTGTACTTGTTAGCAATAGGTGAACCATGAGCAATACATAACATAAACAATCCATATCCTGATAGGAGTTTGGCAGTCTGCTTCCATCAGAACCCACTGATAACAGATATTTGAACCTAGGAGGGTAAACTGAGACAAGCAAATAATGCATTATAATACTGTTATAAGATGCACTGCTTGCTAGCAATATATCCCATCGGCAAATGAAATGGCCGTTGTAGCCTTGTAGCAATAAGAACCAGGCTCTAAAAACAAACCATCCTAAATTTAAATGTTCTAATTCATGATCATCTACATAGAAAAGTGACATCAGGAAAGAAATAGAGAGTTTCTTAGTCATTAATACCACTGCACTCTTGTCAAAGGAACTGCAGTGCGACAATATCCATGACTAAAAGCCCGTAGTCCCTTTCAAGCATCTATCAAACCTTCAATCACTTTCCTCTAAATTGGCCTACATCACCACATTGCTATTGTAAGTGGAAGATGCCGGCATGACTCAGCTCTCCTAAAATACAAAACATATTTTTTGATACTGATTTTGTATAATGTATAACAACCAGCAGCCAACGCTAACATACATAAAACTTTATTCCATTGAAGACTTTGAATTGCTGACTATGAGACCAGTTCCAGATAGCACCTGTCCCCGATCCAAGCTTCTTGCCGTAGACTTTGACCAGCAGAGCGAAGCCACAAAAACCAAACGCTTGTAGCAACCACAATATCGCATAAAGCAATCAACTCCCACAAATTCCACATATTGCAGCCATGGAGTATCGCAACCTAAAAATGGTTTCCAGAATTTTATTCACACGGAATTGCAATTCCGTCCACCCTCCcaggtaaaagaaaaaaaaagtaaacgAACAGAtaaccaaaaaaatattttcagtCTCTGTATCGCTCGCTTGAGTTTAATTCCCTTCGATCTCACATAATCACTACGAGCAAGAGCAATTCCACTGCAGCCAAAACAAGGAGAAAATTCATACACACAAAAATaggaggaaaacaaaaaacaagccGCCAATCGCCAACATCTCGATCAAATCAAGCCTCCTGATCAGATTTAAGCGCGTATTCACATCCAGCAGGGAGTCCTAATTTCTGGGGAGAAATcgtagtaaaaaaaaaaggagctaGCGAAACCTGGGCGGCGTCGACGAGCTCGTCGAGcttggcgggcggcgggcgttGGTCCTTCCTCTCTTTGTGGTGGTGGGGAAGGGAGAGGCCCCGAAACTTCCGCAATGGCGATTTCATCTCCTTCCGCGCCGAATCAGGAAACGGTGGTTGCCGACTACAAATTCGTGCCCGGCCTGCTCCGGCGATGATTCGAAGGGGAGAggggagagaaagaggagctTTGTTCGATGGAATGGATTTTGGAAGACTAAAAATGGAGGAGGGAGAACAGGGTGTCTTCTCTTTTATGGCGATgttttggaaaagaaaatatagtTATCAATTGTGTCCATGTTTGACCGAGGGCAACGAGTTTGACCAGCGAAAGCGAGAGAAAACAATACACCAACAAATCACTGAAAAGGAAACGTTGAAAATTACCTTGCATAATTTTTTAACATAATTTTTTCGAGAACAACTTATCCAACGAACTAGTAACAATTGATAAAATAATATGACAAAGATTTCATTGTAAACCGTTGGCGTCTTCATATTGTTTCAATTTCTAGTGACTAACCCACAAAAGCCAAACATGCATGAATTAGAATAACCTCGTAGATCTTACGGAGCCACACGGGACTCCCACCCCCGGATGAGAGTCTTAGATCATTGAATGCATTTTGAATGGGCACACACCCTCACAAAATATTAGGTTATCATCACCAAACCGATGAAAAAGATGACCAATCATGAGATCCTCGAGCTCCACAAAGTAGACCTTCATAGTTACATCAGAAAGAGATGAAGTTGAGAAACCTTTAATTCGTAAGTCACTACATCCACCGGCATGACTCCGCCGCCCATGACAAAAAACTTTATTTACAATAAAGGTGCCAAAACAATAGGTCGGATGTTGATATGTAGTTATCCTACTCCATGCACCAAGTATGATGTCTAAGGCCAGAGAAACCGGTGGAGATTGAACTAGTGGGTTTTCTGCAATCAACGTCTAGGGTTTTCTTCTCGGTCgtctcttgatttttttttaacacaatTGTCTATGTCGTCAATCATAAAGGTGACTTATCACAGCCCGAGGAGCTATAATTCTGATGGTCATCGaattttaaattctggatacTGGTCTTCTTTAGAAGATAATCACTCATTTTCATAAAGGTTGgtcatatttggttttgttacGATAAGGTTTTAATCAATGATAACTCTAACTCAACTGTTGAGATATGTGATTCAtaattttcatcaaaaaaatttgaagacaaatctattgatataagtTAATTTCATGTATATTACAgtagtaatttttggtcaaactcttgtcttaacgaaaccagCATATATGAAAATTGTTGTCGAGTACTTATCTCGGATTATCTGAAGATACTGGAAATCACCCTCATGTAAACTAATCTTCCCCATGGTAATGGAACTAATCTTCCCCGTGGTAATGGAGCCGGCCTGCTCCCACAGCCGCACGATCATGCACGCCATCAATCATTAATTCGTCCATGCTATTCCTTTCCCCGGCATTGCGATCTGAGCCGCATCGCTCATGTTAAGATCACGCAATTACGTGTATACCACTAGCAAAAAGAATCGATGGATAGGATCGCTGGTAATCACCAGCTAGTCACGCTGATCCCATCTCCAGCGTTTAACCGTAATTTCccgtctttctttttttttagaacccCCCGTCTTTTTTGCAGATCTCACCCACGCGGCTGGGCTGCAGTTGGCAGAGAGATTGGACGCGGGCAAGGCCCAAGCCCACAAGCCACGTTTAAGCAAGTAGAGTACTTGTTGAAACGAATTGAAACGCGGCTGGGCTGCAGTGGGCAGAGAGATTGGACACCGGCGGGCAAGGCCCAAAAGCCCACAAGCCACGTTTAAGCAAGTTCTTGTTGAAACGAATTGAAACCTTTCCGGAGACCAGAGTCCTTGAGCAGttgagcgcctccaccgccgccccgaTTCGCAAAACCGCTGCGCAAGCCATCGTCATCCCTCTCCGGATCGCCTGGATtgcctcgccgacgccgccgccctctaATCCGCTCCACGCATAGCCGCTTGCCCCGTCTTTGCGCCGGCCGCTGCTTCATCCTCTGCCCCCGACTCCCAGCGTTTCGTGTCTCGACTCCTATAAAATCTTATGGACGACAAGGGCAAGGGTAAGGCGAAGAAGGAAACAGATGGCTCCGCTGCACCTGCTCCTCGAAAGGTTAGCATTTGCTTTAGTTTTTCCTCAGATTGGTTTCGTTCAGTTTGATGCTTACAGCATTTGTTCCTCGCAATGTTAAGGGGCTTAAATTCGCACCAAAGAAGCCTCCAAAGAAACCCGCAAAGGTCGTCCCAAAAACGTATGTGCTTCAGTTCAAGTTTTCTTTCATTATAGGACAAGGTTTGCTAGATAGGTAGGCACAGTACTGTAGAACTGAGAGTTTCTGTAATCTTTTACAGGGAACCTGTTGAAGACATCAAGGATGAAATCATTGATAAGGAATTGTTGATGAAACTTAAGATATCACTGGTGTGTATATTAGTATATTTGCCGTTTGTTGTATCTGCAAGCTTGTTGTTTGATGGTTGATTGATGTGTTGCCTTTTGTAGAGCACTGATCCCTTCGGAAGACCACTGAACATTGTGAAAAAAGGCAAGTGTGGTTAATTGATGTTCTGTCCCATGCTTTGTACATATGAACTTCATTACTGTCTAGTGAATGTGATACCTATTCTTTGAGAACGCTCAGAGCCCACCATTTGTATTGGCTAGTTAGTCAGGTCAGCTCTTGTTGCCAAAGAATCACTTCTTCATTTCTAAATTATCATTCCATAACTAATTCATCATCGCCTGATAAAACTGACCATTCAACTGCCTTTTTAAGTCGTGACTTCTGTGAACAATCTCTATTTACTAGGTCATGCATGCGTCTCTTCATACATAATATACAGATCATTGTCTTTTACCAATACACCGATCCTCCAAAGGAAACTGCAAGTAACTTCAGATCTAGCAAAGTTCAAGTCTATGGTTTTGTTGACATCTGAGGATGAAAATCTATTTGCAAGTAACTTGTGGGGCAACTGTAACTGTATGGCTTGGTTGGGACCCTACTCATCATAATAAGGAAATGCTTCGCCCGTTCATCTTGAGAAATGCAATGTCCAGAGGTTGCACCAAATGGCCACAATAGAATATTCTTTGCATACTGTAAAATTAGTGCATGCAGTAAAAAGTGACTTAAGATTTACTGTAGACTAGATAGCCAAATTTTTTCTTAACCTAGCCCTTTCTTAAGTGATCTTTTAATTATTACAACCATCGAACAAGTGTGGCCTTATTGACAATTGTACCCTCTGTTTATAATATTGCTGATGTTTTATTTCTGTAAAATTTGGATATTTTGCTAATTATATATCAATCTGTTGCTGCAGAAGAAATCCATACGCAGGTTGCATTTGGGCAAGAGAACTCTCCCTACGCAAGATCTTTTCCTACACGACATTATTCAAAAGgtattgttttatgatgtttgCCCTATCTTGATTGTTCTATGTTTAGTTAAACATTGCACTAAATGTTTTGATAAATCTTGTATAAATAATTacaacacaaaacaaacataaaaattAATTAGAATTTATGTATAACTAAAATACCTTGTAGTATATTGTAATCTATTAGCTAGAATCAAACTCTTGTTTCTCATTTAAAATGACAAGGGAAATATGTACGGTTTATATTGCATAGTACTGTAtttggataaaaaaaaacttgcactTTTATTCTATTTTCGAAACCATTGAACTTTTTTTAGTCGCTTGGTTGGCATTGCATTTGTTTATCTTTCAGAATGAAACAGATAGTATGCATTACCTCTTTGACTGTACAATTTTAAGCTTTAATATcatttgtttcatgcataCTCTTTCTGATGGTACAGCGTCAAAGGCACCAAAAGAATATGTCGATCCATGGGTGAGTAGAGATACCAAGTGCATCGATGTAAGTGTCTTCCTTGCGTGCATTATCATTCAATTAATTTACATCTCTATGCAGGACTATACCAATAGGGATTATCCTGTTACTCTCCCTCTTAGGAGGCCTTACTCTGGAGATCCTGGTATTCTGTTGGTCCTTCTGGTCTTTTATTGCAAGACTTACTTTTCTTCAACCATCTCTTATTTCTCTCCTAAATTCCTTGTGCAGAGATTCTTGATGAAGAGGAGTTTGGAGAGTCCTCTGCCAGCAGAGCTCAGGATGGTGAACTAACCGCAGCAGAAGAACTTGGATTAATGGTAATTTATTATTGAATTGTAACAATCCTATGCCATTGTGGTCCTCTGCTTTAAAGCAAACCCAAAATTtaaagtacggagtacatattatcatactccctccaagatgtctcaagttcatcaaaatttggatgtatctaggcatgacttagtgtatagatgtattcaaatttagtcaaagttgagacatcttttgtcggacggaggaagtatcaatATACGATTTAGAATTTAACTACTTGAACCTTTTAGGAGTCCTGGAGGCTATAGTTGCTCTCTTATAATGATTGCTGTGTTGACAGGATCGGTCCGACACACCACCGCTGCTCTTGTTCCTGTTTCCTAAATCTCTTCCTTTACTAAAGCAAGCACAATCTGTTGAAGAGCCAAATACAGGCAACAAGGATAATACTGGACCTGCAAGCACAATCTCTAAGTTGGCACACGAGAAAATCACTGGCTCTAAGATCAATGATTTGCCAGGAGGTCTCATGGGAAAGATACTCGTATATAAGAGTGgtaaagtgaagatgaagattgGAGATGCATTATTTGATGTGAGTATAAAACCTGTAAAACTGCTGCATTTTGTTTGCCTATATGTTAACCATGCAATACTAAAAATTAACCAACTGCGCAGGTCTCCCCTGGCGTCAACTGCAAGTTCGTCCAGGATGTTGCAGCGATTAACATCAGAGAAAATCACTGCTGCACGCTGGGAGAGATCAGTAAGAACGCAGTTGTAACCCCGGATGTTGCCCATCTGCAGGATTCTGTTAACAGAATGGAAGAATAAGCCTATGTTTGCAAGAGTAGCCTGCGAGCTTTCTTGCCCTTCCTGCCTGTTAGGGTGAGATTTATTTCTTGTTAGTATTGTCAATCTTTGTGTTTTTAGTTAAAATTACACTGAACGACAGCTGAATTGgtcagtactccctccgttccgtaatttttgtctcaaatttgtccaaaaacgGACGTatctgttcctaaaaaaacgtctagatacataaatacatgtaatattttgacaagaattatgaaccTGAGAAGTATTTCACAAATAGACGACTGCTTAAGTGAGAGGAACGAAATAGAGTTGCGGTTTTGATAGCAAAGATATACTCGTACGTGCATGGAGGCTCAATAAAAGTGAACGTAATTGAATTTGCAGacatgtttgtttttcttatcaCATGGCAGAAATAAATGCCATGGGTGGTGTATCAAGAAATAGAAATATGATGCCACAGCCTATTGTTTGCTATTTTTGTTGAGACAAAAGTAGGAACACTATTTGTTAGCACATGGGTTGTACTCTCGGTCCACCATGGATTAAGGTTTGACATTTTACGTGTCTCAGCATAGATGGATCATCCTTTTGGTGACTATGCGCGTCAATCTTAAGACTTCGTAGTTCGCAACTTTAATCTTTTGCAGATGTTGTTTATACGGTGTTGTGTGGATCGTGGTTGTAGTATGTGtttcttaaataaataaaaagagggACGTAATCAGTGGTTCCACAAGGCCAACAGATCTTGAGCTGTTGAGCATGGTAAACGTGTGCATGATCgttactactccgtactgtgtgtttttttttcaacgaGAGGCATACGTGACTCACACACCCAACCCACCATCCGTACGCGTGAACCAATCTCACTGATAAGGATCAACGTGATTTAAAAAGGTTTCAGGTCCAATCTTTCACAGCGATCGACGAACAAGCAGATCAGTAACCGAGCAaaatcaatttgaagtaatCCAGATCAAATCTCTTCAATTACTCACGTTGGAACTGATTAGAATCAACTCCACCGCAGGGCATAACATCAGATCTTCAAGATCAGCAAGCAAACACGACGATATGCGCCCCCAAACATTGGGACTTTTTTGGTCCATTCTTAATCTCAAAAATTCAACTCCCTTTTCAACGTCGGCTGCCGAAAACCCTTTATAGGGTGGCTCTAACGCAACTTGGGTGGGACATGCCATACGCCACACAACGAAGGCCCATAGGCTGAACTAAAAATTGTTTTGGACAGGCCCAAAAACCATCAAacgaaaataaagaaaacactGCAAACTTAAATAAATTTCAAACTCTAAAACGAAGTAAACTTCAAAGTGGTGTTCTGAAAGTGGGCTTCACCTCATATTTCGGAGGAACTTGAACGCAAAAAGATCCAAACCGCAGAATATATGAAGTTGGTGAAATAGCAGGAGTAATAGATATCCTCTCCTCGTCACTTACGAttccttgtgccgtgattcgtTTGGTCGCACACTGTCAGGGTATAAATTAGTATTTCAGGTGGTTTATGCTTAATCCTCTAGAATGCGATTTTGGCAGCACGTTGACTCTCTTTACTTCGGGTCGTTGCCTGCTTGCCCCAAGTCTTCGTCAGGCCGTGTGCTACTGCTACTACTGTACAAGCTCGGGTATGAGCCTCAGCAGGAAGGAAATTTCCCGCTGCGAGAAGTTGGGCGTTCTCTTCGCCACCGTCTCCAACATCCCGACCGAACCGTCTTCAAGACCGGGCTCAGCTGGTGCGACCGCAGCAGCGAACTCCGACACGGCCTCGGTGATCTCCTGCACCAGGTCCACGATCACCCCGTCCACCCCCATCAGGTGCTGCATGTACACGGCCTCTGGCACATTGCTGCAACAATTTCTCATCACCATTAATCACCTCTACCCGTTGCAAGGCTGCAACATTTAGTGGAGTACACATTTGTAGACCACAGGAATAGAATAGAGACTCACTTGAGCTGCCCGTAGGTGAGCAGGGAGAGGCCGGCCTCCTTGACCATGACTATGGCCGCCGGGTGCCTGAACACCGCCCTGGCCTCCGACACGATCCCTTGCAGGCCGCAGGCGACACACAGCCTGACGGCCTCCTCCAGCGAGTTCCGCCTCGCGTCAGCGTAGATCTGCGTCCCTCCGTTCGTCAGGAAGTAAACCTGAATTTTCACGACAAGTCGGTCGGTCACTGTAACTCATCCGAACAATGCAAAGTTGCAAAGTAGCCTGACTAGTAATACTACAACTTACAGGGTATCCATCTTGCAGCTTTCGCATAAGCCGCGCCGCGTCGGGCTGGAAGCTGGAGAAGATGATGGGCCTGTCCCTGGCATGCTCGGAAACGACCTGAACTATGTTTTGAAAGCAGAGCAAGTTAGTACTCTGAATGTCAGAGTAGTACTGTAATTTGCAAGTGCGCTTTGTTTAATGTTGATGCCTTGAGGATGGACTGCAGGATGCCGGTGAGCTCCCCTTCCTGGTACACAAGGTCATCGTCGAACTTGAGCTCGACGTTGAACCCGACCCGAGTGTCGACGTCCTCGAACGCCTCCTGCAACGTGCAGAGCACGTCGTCGCACCGCACGTCCCATCTCAGTATCCTGCCGTCCTTGAGCTTCCGGAGCAATGGCCTCCCGACCTGAACAAATCAATCAATTAAGATGCTATACTCTACTAAATAGATATCGCCATTGTTCAAGGGGAGTTTGAAGTGCaaagttttgtttgttttgatgGTTGGTACTATACCTTTCCCTGATCCTTTATTTGGGGGCCGTAGGACAGAAATTCGTCCAAGCGAAGATCGGTGACGCGTTTCCCGGTGATTTCACCCTGAAATTTTGGTTATGAGTTATGACACGTGAGACGTTGTATCGAGATGACGGGACCGCAACTCCGCTGCTGTTCTTGTCCAGCATTTAACGGGAGCTTGGAAACTTACATCTTGTTCTTGGGTGAAGATGAAGTTGTCGTGGAAGATGATCGGGCAGCCATCTTTGGTCACCTAAATAAATGTTGACGCTTTAATTTCAACCAGCTCGAGACACGTCGTAGTAGAAAACTAACGAGCAGTCAACTTTGGAGCCAGGCACGACATGCCCACGTACGTGTAGGAATTTTCTGGGTTTCTTACAGTAGGTACCTGGACGTCGAACTCGACGTAGGCGACGCCGGAGACGCTTGCGGCGTCGTTGAAGGAGCGGACAGTGTTCTCCTTCACCTCCCGCAGCCGCTCGTCCGGCGACGCCAGCGCGTTCATCCCCTTCCCCCGGTGCCCGATCACCACCAGCGCCGGCCTCCCCATCATCATCGCCTCGCCGCCTATTATACGTACGAATCAATCAACAATAAATATTATTGTTTGTTTACCCAGAGTCGAGAGCTGCGCGGCGATGTGACACCGGGGGGCGTAGCGTACTTACCTTTGATGCACGCGGAAGCGAGGTCGAGCTGCGCGGCGATGTccggcacggcggcggtgccctTGCGTGGCCCGGCCTTGAGCTGAGCCATGTTATGTACACCGAGACAACGCCAAATCGAGAAGTGCGGTTGGCTACTAGTGTCAACGGGGATCGAGGTGATTCAACGTGGAGATCACCTTAATTTAGagctcccctcctcctccctgttTCTGGCCGATTTGAGAAGCCCGGTGAGCTGGATCGATCGTGTTTAGCGTGTGCAATAAACGTGAGATTACGAAACGGCGGAGGTTAAGGGAGAAGATTGGGAGTACAAATCAGGAGAGACCGCGTTGAATATGGAACTTGGAATGGAATAGGATTCAGGCGGGGCGCGAGGAGCGAATATTCTTGGCGCGCCTGGAGAGCTGGAGGTTTATGCCGAGGGATATCCGGATCCGGGCCCCTCCAAGGCGACAGGAAGACGAagcttctcttctctcccttgactccctcctcctcctgctcgccGTGTGgaattgcaaatttgcaattgATGGCCCTACTAATTTAAGTGCGGATCTCGTTTCGTTTGCAGTGTTCTAGATGGTTGCAGAATATGGGATAATGTTTCCTGCGGCTGTCTTGTTGCGATGTTGATCGTTCACGGGCGGTGGTAATGGAACGTgcgcgatcgatcgatgcttATGCCGTTATGcgcaatttttcttttcaaaaaagaaagggagCATCCCCGCGCGCTCTTCAAAGATGCACGCAGCACGTTGCCATTTGCTTAGGCACTTCCAGTGCATTGTTGCTAGTTTTGTTTCCAGAGATGCACACTGCCATTTGCTTAGGCACGTTCCTAATGCTTTTGTATTGAGTTAACATAAAAATGACTTGGTGGATGCCCATCTTTTCAGAAGGAAAAAGAATTCATTACGTGTCATTATTGAAGAAACAATGAGATGAAATTTCAAAGAACCACAGTTTTTAGAGCATTGTATGCTGCAAAACGGTCCAAAGAACCACACGTTTTGAGGCAGTTTGTCTCAAATGGACCGAAACTGAGTGGTTTGCCGGTTTCACATTTTTCCTTACAAGtgggtcccacatgtcagctGCCACGTCGGCACCAACCCGACCGAACCCGTTAACCCGCGACTAAAACCCCCGGCTCCCTTCTCCTTCCCGTGGTCGCAATTTTCACCACTTGTGACCAATCCCATGCCatccgacaggtgggccccacccgTAAGGAATCACTTAAAACCACCAAACCACCTAGTTTTTGGCTACTTGAGACAAATTGTCTCAAAATTGTTGTTCTGGGGACGGTTTTGCAATAAGTGTGGTTCGGCGATACAACTGCCTAAAAAATTATGGTTATGTGAAATTTACTAAAATAATGATCTGAATCGAGACGATGACACATGTAGGAGTTTTAAAGGGGCGTTCATGCGCATGGTTAGTGTTCAATTTTCCCGTAAGATGTCTTTCTCGTACAATTACTAAGAGGGAGTCTATattcatataatttttttttgctattgAGCAGTCGATTGATTTTCTAGTTATACTAAAATCGCTTTGTGTCCTCAAAAATCATACATGTGTCGCAAGTATTAGATTTAATTTTGTCATCAATGCACCCCGTTTAGAAAACGTGTTTGACAaagatgtaacttcgacaatgtTCATATTGATGAActtgtatctaggaaagatttcgagtgtgtgttggcgaacttgtcggctaacaaggacacatgtgacacgatttacccaggttcaggacCCTCGAtcaggtaatacccctacgtcctgcttgtctgatctgtatTGCTGAGTCGGTTACAACGGGGTGCCGCAAAGGTTAGATGCACAGAGTCGATGAGTACGTCTAGGCGACTTCTATCTAAGTTTGTTGTCCTCTTGGCttcccctcctggtcctttatatatgcaggaactcaggtctaaggtagagtccaagtcggttacaatgaggaaaTAGACTCTAATTAATTTTCCTTATCTTGAGCCGCAAGATTTGGCAcgtagactcctggagtcgtagtaggcttccttgtgggcccccagctaggctgtaccgggtatactcAAGTCGAGTACGTAGTTATTCATAACCACGTCAATAGCCCCCAAGAGACTAGTTGAGTTGAAGACTTGACTAGGGACTTTTCCCGTAAAGAGTGAACTCATTTTGCTGTTGAGCCAGTTGCATAGTGGTGCAGACTTGGAGTTTCATCGGTTTGTacttcgaatgagaagta contains:
- the LOC100834988 gene encoding DNA-directed RNA polymerase III subunit RPC4, encoding MDDKGKGKAKKETDGSAAPAPRKGLKFAPKKPPKKPAKVVPKTEPVEDIKDEIIDKELLMKLKISLSTDPFGRPLNIVKKEEIHTQVAFGQENSPYARSFPTRHYSKASKAPKEYVDPWDYTNRDYPVTLPLRRPYSGDPEILDEEEFGESSASRAQDGELTAAEELGLMDRSDTPPLLLFLFPKSLPLLKQAQSVEEPNTGNKDNTGPASTISKLAHEKITGSKINDLPGGLMGKILVYKSGKVKMKIGDALFDVSPGVNCKFVQDVAAINIRENHCCTLGEISKNAVVTPDVAHLQDSVNRMEE
- the LOC100823116 gene encoding glycerophosphodiester phosphodiesterase GDPD2; translation: MAQLKAGPRKGTAAVPDIAAQLDLASACIKGGEAMMMGRPALVVIGHRGKGMNALASPDERLREVKENTVRSFNDAASVSGVAYVEFDVQVTKDGCPIIFHDNFIFTQEQDGEITGKRVTDLRLDEFLSYGPQIKDQGKVGRPLLRKLKDGRILRWDVRCDDVLCTLQEAFEDVDTRVGFNVELKFDDDLVYQEGELTGILQSILKVVSEHARDRPIIFSSFQPDAARLMRKLQDGYPVYFLTNGGTQIYADARRNSLEEAVRLCVACGLQGIVSEARAVFRHPAAIVMVKEAGLSLLTYGQLNNVPEAVYMQHLMGVDGVIVDLVQEITEAVSEFAAAVAPAEPGLEDGSVGMLETVAKRTPNFSQREISFLLRLIPELVQ